One Helianthus annuus cultivar XRQ/B chromosome 12, HanXRQr2.0-SUNRISE, whole genome shotgun sequence genomic region harbors:
- the LOC110896689 gene encoding uncharacterized protein LOC110896689, translating into MADARNINDDNNDAVRKEAFENRVTEVAEGVMQANLPRLAQEVESRVLGVVDAMMTSRFEELKELIEGSKSRGKERRCTYKDFMACHPTTYDGKIDPIECQRWISNIEAVFIRSRCDKEDQVMFATGLLTHQAKDWWDAHSKEVGEDRLQAMTWQEFKGPFMRYHCPQSAIDKIQEDFLRLRQKNESVNEIANNFMDKMKFCGELVTTERMKISRFYGVLKAEVREFITPSKCETLEELIDLARDREIEIKRQEERGEKRPSEKGASFSPSKKGKFQDQGRKGKSKGGITPCKTCGKLHTGECLLGKKGCFKCGKEGHSSYQCPDNPKTCFNCFEKGHIKSECPKLQQGSKKEDKKQEGSRTKGRMYQITSEEAKSQPNVVSGVKEEGTSTKQAEGAQDRGKAPL; encoded by the exons ATGGCTGATGCAAGAAATATCAATGATGATAACAATGATGCGGTTAGAAAAGAAGCATTCGAAAACAGAGTCACGGAAGTAGCGGAAGGGGTTATGCAAGCCAATCTACCTCGGTTAGCTCAAGAAGTAGAAAGCCGAGTTCTGGGGGTTGTGGATGCTATGATGACGAGTAGGTTCGAAGAGTTGAAAGAATTAATCGAAGGATCCAAGAGTAGAGGTAAGGAACGAAGGTGCACTTACAAGGATTTTATGGCTTGTCATCCGACGACGTATGACGGTAAAATAGATCCTATTGAATGTCAAAGATGGATCTCGAATATAGAGGCGGTCTTTATACGAAGCCGGTGTGATaaggaggatcaagtgatgttcgCTACCGGTTTACTAACCCATCAAGCGAAGGATTGGTGGGATGCTCACAGCAAGGAGGTAGGCGAAGACAGACTGCAAGCTATGACTTGGCAAGAGTTCAAGGGGCCCTTCATGAGATATCATTGTCCTCAGTCGGCGATCGACAAGATTCAGGAGGATTTCTTACGCCTCCGGCAGAAAAACGAATCAGTGAATGAAATAGCAAACAattttatggataagatgaagttctgtggAGAATTGGTAACAACCGAGAGAATGAAGATAAGCCGCTTCTATGGTGTGTTAAAAGCAGAAGTTAGAGAGTTCATCACTCCCTCAAAATGCGAAACTCTTGAAGAGCTCATTGATTTAGCACGGGATAGAGAGATCGAAATTAAGAGGCAAGAGGAGCGAGGTGAAAAGAGGCCGAGTGAAAAGGGTGCAAGTTTTAGTCCATCCAAAAAGGGGAAGTTTCAGGATCAAGGAAGAAAGGGTAAGTCGAAGGGTGGGATTACACCATGCAAGACATGTGGGAAGCTCCATACCGGAGAGTGTTTGCTAGGTAAGAAGGGGTGCTTTAAATGTGGTAAGGAGGGGCATTCGTCCTATCAATGCCCGGATAACCCAAAGACTTGTTTCAACTGTTtcgaaaaagggcatatcaagtcGGAATGTCCAAAGCTTCAACAAGGGTCAAAGAAAGaagataagaagcaagagggttCCAGGACAAAGGGGAGAATGTATCAGATCACGTCTGAAGAAGCCAAGTCCCAACCAAATGTGGTTTCAG GCGTGAAAGAAGAAGGTACAAGCACTAAGCAAGCGGAAGGagcacaagatcgag GTAAAGCACCTCTATAG